The window CCCAGATGGCGTCGGGCAGTTCTTGTGGCTTCCGAAGAGCATGAAGAATGGGTCTCTTGCTAATAACTCTGAGATGAAACTCCCTTCGCACACTGGGACGCACGTCGACGCACCAGGGCATGTGTTTGATCACTACtttgatgcaggatttgatgtcGACACGCTCGACCTCGACGTTCTCAATGGTATTAATCAATCTAAGGCGGTTTAATTGCAATtctttatgaatttcttgtgccACTCTGGTTGAAACATTTGATGTGTTTAACTGCCATGTACACTTATCATCGATGTTCAAATTTTGAACAGGTCCTGCATTACTTGTAGATGTTCCAAGAGATAAAAACATAACCGGTACGCTTCATTGCTCTGTTGAATGTTTGAATTCATCACTCAAATAATACTGCTCAAAGGAATCGTGCAAGAAAAATCTAATCTTTGTCAGAATTAGTCTCTTTTGAAGATTGATTAATGCTCTAACTGGCAGAATTATAGTTTTGTATGTTTTCTGTTTGAAGATGACATTTACCTTGTTTTCAAGAATCTTTAATGGAATACATTTTACAATTTTCTGTCTCGTTTGTTGCATGCTGTGTGGATAGAAATTGAATATCCCGTATCCCCATAGTGTTTAGTGTGATAGCTGCAAGAGAGTGATCATCGCCAGAGACCTCTGCTGaggttttattaaaaaaaattgttttcctTTCAAATGTAGATCCGAACTTGCAGTAGTGGATGAACTTAAACCTCTTGCTGGTTTTTCCCTTGAGAAATTACCTCATTGATCAAGGACCAATGACAGAAGAAAGTCCCGTAGATTCTTCATTCTTATAGTGCCAAATGAGCTTTTGATTGTATATAGGCTCGTCCACTCAAGTGATTCACCAAAAACAGTTTTCTTAGTTGCTTACATGCTATACTGTTTGAGTGTAGACTGGTAGTTCAAATCATGGTTTCCATGCTTTTAGCGTTCGTCTCAATAAAAATTGATTCCCCTTTCGTTCAATTTGTAATCTGTTTAGCTGAAGTTATGAAGACTTTACACATTCCCAAAGGAGTAAAAAGAGTGCTTTTCAGAACCTTGAACACGGACAGGTACTTTTATCAAGAATCTTTGTGCAGAGCTACTTGATACCCGGGGTGCATAAACCATATATCCGATCAACATTAAAGCCCCGGTCACCTTTTTCCAGTTGATGTTAAAAAATTAGCTCTGGCATCTTTTTAGTTTTGTAATTAGTGGGAACATGGACCAAATCTGCAGTTTTTAAAGTTTTCATTTTGTATGCAACATCGTAATCATCCATATTTGGAAAGTATCCTCATTAAATGCTGCTATTCTCCCATTCTTTCAGTCACAATTCAGATAATACTCAAAAAGTTTTCATTTTAGGCAATGAAGTATATTTGACATGAGAAATGTTTACGCAAGGTTCTCTTTAAATCTTTGTGACCTATAGAATGAGTTCAGGATAAGGGGAGTATAAATTTGGACCTATAAATTTTATGAGTACTTTTATATTGGCGTGACATATGTCATTTTGATAATATAATTCTTTTTTCAGGCGCCTCATGTTCAGGAAGGAGTTTGACACAAGTTATGTGGGATTCATGAAAGACGGGGCACAGTGGCTTGTCGATAACACTGATATAAAACTTGTTGGTAAGCCGCTGTCCGTCTTGAGTGTGAATCAGAACCAGTTGTTAGTTTATTTGCTGATTATTCCTAGTGTCAAACATATACCATGCTCTTGCATGATTTCCTGTCAAACTATCAATACTTTGCACTATTTACTGATAGTTGTTCCATCCATACGCTTATCTCCCCCTTAGGAATTGATTACTTGTCTGTTGCTgcgtttgctgatttaataccTTCCCATCTGGTGTTCCTCGAAGGCAGGGTAAGATTTCTTTTCAGATCATCTAAACATATGCACACTTTCACCCATTTCCAAAACTAAATAATTTCTTTAGAACATCCGGTGACGGAATCAACCACCATGGTACTACATATGTCGATTGTATCGAAAGATTTCACTTGCGTATGGTTATGATATTATATCCAACCTGGTGAAAATGTTTCAGGAAATCATCCTTGTTGAAGGCCTGAAACTAGACGGTGTCCAGCCCGGGATATACTCCGTGCATTGTCTACCATTGAGATTGCTTGGTGCTGAGGGCTCCCCCATAAGATGCATCCTGATCAATTGATGTTTATCTGTTTCTACAATCCTAGAATCCTTCATCAATAGAATCAATCCCAATGGCATTGTTATCTGTTGGAGCATTtggaaattataattatttaattaagaaaaagtatGTGCATCATTAACACAATCAACTGCTGATGGTTGCTCTGTAAGAAAAATGATACAtatcagaagaagaaaaaacGTGTATGAAATGGCTACGGCCATTGACTACA of the Primulina huaijiensis isolate GDHJ02 unplaced genomic scaffold, ASM1229523v2 scaffold43335, whole genome shotgun sequence genome contains:
- the LOC140970083 gene encoding cyclase-like protein 2, which translates into the protein MSRLIILFLHLSDTFYAMKSLQIFLIACAVNPFVLASSSAAVAYPSHYDIEAAENLVPVRREVYGGGRIIDISHRYHPDMPSWESPDGVGQFLWLPKSMKNGSLANNSEMKLPSHTGTHVDAPGHVFDHYFDAGFDVDTLDLDVLNGPALLVDVPRDKNITAEVMKTLHIPKGVKRVLFRTLNTDRRLMFRKEFDTSYVGFMKDGAQWLVDNTDIKLVGIDYLSVAAFADLIPSHLVFLEGREIILVEGLKLDGVQPGIYSVHCLPLRLLGAEGSPIRCILIN